Proteins from a single region of Aerococcus viridans:
- a CDS encoding NAD(P)H-hydrate dehydratase: MVVTLSKVDLNLTAIKNLIPVRAVDAYKNLFGHVLIIAGNRAMGGAAQMATMATVNSGAGLTTIATDSANLPAIHTVLPEAMIIDWADVSAIKQMIGKVDVLLVGPGFGMNNLDLWQLIKNIIASAKRSLKIILDADALNLLAADLAEDEEKTIQELLTPDNQHEIILTPHQGEWRTLTAGKIQADDQASIQNWVDQAGAILVLKGSSTEIYAPNKSVSYRNPGGNPGMAIGGMGDTLAGMIAGLAGQVNKTADAVKLAVFLHSYIGDQLYEDHYVVLPSQISKRIPYAMKEISKKVI, encoded by the coding sequence ATGGTTGTGACATTATCAAAGGTTGATTTAAATTTAACAGCTATAAAAAATCTCATACCAGTTCGTGCCGTGGATGCCTATAAGAATCTGTTTGGTCATGTCCTGATTATTGCAGGGAACCGTGCCATGGGTGGTGCAGCTCAAATGGCGACTATGGCTACAGTCAATTCAGGCGCAGGTTTAACCACGATTGCAACTGATTCAGCTAACTTGCCTGCTATTCATACTGTTTTGCCGGAAGCTATGATCATCGATTGGGCGGATGTGTCAGCTATCAAGCAAATGATTGGTAAAGTGGATGTACTATTGGTTGGACCTGGATTCGGAATGAATAACCTGGACTTATGGCAGCTAATTAAAAACATAATTGCATCTGCTAAACGCTCGTTGAAGATTATCTTGGACGCAGATGCTTTAAATTTACTGGCGGCAGATTTGGCAGAAGATGAAGAGAAGACAATCCAAGAATTACTTACCCCGGACAATCAACATGAAATCATTTTGACACCGCATCAAGGAGAATGGCGTACACTGACTGCAGGAAAAATCCAGGCCGATGACCAAGCGAGCATTCAGAATTGGGTAGATCAAGCGGGTGCTATCCTAGTATTGAAAGGTTCATCAACGGAAATTTATGCGCCAAATAAGTCGGTAAGTTACCGAAATCCCGGGGGTAATCCTGGCATGGCAATTGGCGGTATGGGGGACACGCTAGCTGGGATGATTGCTGGTTTAGCAGGTCAAGTAAACAAAACGGCAGATGCAGTTAAGCTGGCAGTTTTCTTGCACTCCTACATTGGTGACCAGCTGTATGAAGACCATTATGTCGTCCTACCTAGTCAAATTAGCAAACGAATTCCTTATGCAATGAAAGAAATCTCAAAAAAAGTAATTTAG
- the gdhA gene encoding NADP-specific glutamate dehydrogenase: MNAQEYIKVTQEKWHKQYEAEPEFIQVLDEFLDSVAPVIEEHPEYVEKNILQILAIPERIISFRVPWTDDKGNAQVNTGYRVQFNSALGPYKGGLRFHPTVNQSILKFLGFEQIFKNSLTGQPIGGGKGGADFNPKGKSDNEIMRFCQSFMTELQKYIGPDQDVPAGDIGVGGREIGFLFGQYKKLRGFENGVLTGKPLLYGGSLARTEATGYGAVYFLNEMLKAKNDTIEGKRAIISGAGNVAIYAVEKLQELGGTAISVSDSTGYIIDETGIDVALLRDVKEVRRERLTAYAEAKSTASYFEGSVWDHEIAADLAIPAATQNEVKKPQADQLVKNGVKFISEGANMPLDAPATETLLANDVYVGPAKAANAGGVAVSALEMAQNSQRQSWTFEEVDGMLQDIMKNIFNESKEAASTYGKEDNLIAGANIAGFKKVADAMISQGLV; encoded by the coding sequence ATGAATGCACAAGAATATATTAAGGTCACTCAAGAAAAATGGCACAAGCAATACGAAGCTGAACCAGAATTCATCCAAGTTTTAGACGAATTCTTAGATTCTGTTGCGCCAGTAATTGAAGAGCATCCTGAATATGTAGAAAAAAACATTCTACAAATTCTAGCGATTCCAGAAAGAATCATTTCTTTCCGTGTTCCTTGGACTGATGATAAAGGAAATGCTCAAGTAAATACTGGTTACCGAGTACAATTTAACTCAGCGCTAGGACCTTATAAAGGTGGGCTTCGTTTCCATCCTACAGTAAACCAAAGTATCCTTAAATTCTTAGGTTTTGAACAAATCTTTAAAAATTCACTTACCGGCCAACCAATCGGTGGTGGTAAAGGTGGGGCTGACTTTAATCCAAAAGGTAAGTCAGACAATGAAATTATGCGATTCTGTCAAAGTTTTATGACGGAATTACAAAAATATATTGGTCCAGATCAAGATGTACCTGCAGGTGATATCGGTGTTGGTGGACGTGAGATTGGTTTTTTATTCGGCCAATACAAAAAATTACGTGGCTTTGAAAATGGTGTCTTAACTGGTAAACCATTATTATATGGTGGATCATTAGCACGTACTGAGGCAACTGGATACGGTGCTGTATACTTCTTAAACGAGATGTTAAAAGCTAAAAACGATACAATTGAAGGTAAACGCGCGATTATTTCTGGTGCGGGTAACGTAGCTATCTACGCTGTTGAAAAACTTCAAGAACTTGGCGGTACAGCGATTTCAGTATCAGATTCAACAGGTTACATCATTGATGAGACTGGTATCGACGTAGCCCTTTTACGTGATGTAAAAGAAGTTCGTCGTGAGCGTTTAACTGCATATGCAGAAGCTAAATCTACAGCAAGCTACTTTGAAGGTTCTGTTTGGGACCACGAAATTGCAGCTGACTTAGCAATTCCTGCAGCAACACAAAATGAAGTGAAAAAACCGCAAGCTGATCAATTAGTTAAAAATGGCGTGAAATTCATTTCTGAAGGTGCTAACATGCCTTTAGATGCACCAGCAACAGAAACATTATTAGCGAATGATGTTTACGTTGGACCAGCGAAAGCTGCCAATGCCGGTGGTGTAGCAGTTTCAGCACTAGAAATGGCACAAAATAGCCAACGTCAAAGTTGGACATTTGAAGAAGTTGACGGCATGTTACAAGATATCATGAAAAATATCTTCAACGAATCGAAAGAAGCTGCAAGCACATACGGTAAAGAAGATAACTTAATTGCCGGTGCAAATATTGCTGGTTTCAAAAAAGTTGCAGACGCAATGATTTCTCAAGGTTTAGTATAA
- a CDS encoding peptide ABC transporter substrate-binding protein yields the protein MNFYNSLYTYDLDNQLIAADANDMPTVSEDGTVYTIKLKEAATWSNGNPVTANDYVYAWQRMVDPDLGAPYAYMFDGTINNATEIMAGELDTSELGVRAMDDRTLEITLENPTAYFTDLLTVPAYYPQNQEVVEAAGDQYGSTSDSAVYNGPFVLKEWNAATGNTWTFAKNDHYWDADNVNLDAVIFQYLPETATALNLYDSGQLDVIELTGNFAVQNQNNEDYQTYPIPRTNYIEVNHETPGLDNLNIRRAIYEAIDREAFVDNILQNGSVATNGFVSREVAWNPETDADFRDDATIETDYDLEDAQENWKNGLAEAGLDSLSLEMVVAEDEESQIFAEYIQSQLTENLPSIEVTVKTMPLSARFAALSDGDYDLGATFWQADFGDPINYLGRFDSSITRGNYQYDELDESVAKSLAQALDPSGRWETLINLEKADLDDYAVQIPVYQSYQAILENPQVSDINRPGQSYINYRWADIQTAE from the coding sequence ATGAACTTTTATAACAGTTTGTATACTTATGATTTGGATAACCAATTAATTGCGGCGGATGCAAACGACATGCCGACAGTTTCTGAGGATGGGACTGTTTACACCATCAAATTGAAGGAAGCAGCGACCTGGTCGAACGGCAATCCCGTGACAGCCAACGATTACGTCTATGCATGGCAACGAATGGTGGATCCCGACCTGGGTGCACCTTATGCCTATATGTTTGACGGCACAATCAACAATGCCACAGAAATCATGGCTGGCGAATTAGATACCAGTGAATTAGGTGTTCGGGCAATGGATGATAGAACTTTGGAAATCACCTTAGAAAATCCAACAGCTTACTTTACCGATCTTTTGACCGTACCTGCTTACTACCCGCAAAATCAAGAGGTCGTTGAAGCAGCAGGTGACCAATACGGGTCTACCAGTGACTCTGCTGTCTATAACGGACCATTTGTTTTGAAAGAATGGAATGCAGCGACTGGAAACACTTGGACTTTTGCGAAAAATGACCACTACTGGGATGCTGACAATGTCAATTTAGATGCGGTTATTTTCCAATACCTACCTGAAACAGCCACTGCACTAAATTTATACGATTCTGGCCAATTAGATGTCATCGAATTAACTGGTAATTTTGCAGTCCAAAACCAAAATAATGAAGACTACCAGACTTATCCAATTCCGCGGACGAATTATATCGAAGTTAACCACGAAACACCGGGTCTAGATAACTTGAATATCCGCCGTGCTATTTACGAAGCCATTGACCGGGAAGCCTTTGTAGATAATATTTTACAAAACGGGTCGGTTGCGACCAATGGTTTTGTATCACGTGAGGTGGCCTGGAACCCTGAAACAGATGCTGATTTTAGAGATGATGCGACGATTGAAACAGATTACGATTTAGAAGATGCCCAGGAAAATTGGAAAAATGGTTTGGCGGAGGCTGGCTTAGATTCCTTATCATTGGAGATGGTTGTGGCCGAAGACGAGGAAAGTCAAATTTTTGCGGAGTATATTCAATCACAATTAACAGAGAACCTGCCAAGTATCGAAGTTACTGTAAAGACTATGCCGTTATCTGCTCGATTTGCAGCTTTATCTGATGGGGACTATGACTTAGGTGCCACTTTCTGGCAAGCTGATTTCGGGGACCCAATAAACTATTTAGGACGGTTTGATTCTTCTATTACCCGCGGAAATTATCAATATGATGAATTGGATGAATCGGTGGCTAAAAGTCTGGCGCAAGCACTTGACCCAAGTGGTAGATGGGAAACGCTGATAAATCTTGAAAAAGCTGACTTAGATGATTATGCTGTTCAGATTCCAGTGTATCAGTCCTATCAAGCAATTTTAGAAAATCCACAAGTATCTGATATCAATCGACCAGGTCAATCTTATATCAACTATAGATGGGCCGATATTCAGACAGCAGAGTAG
- the nrdH gene encoding glutaredoxin-like protein NrdH, with amino-acid sequence MVTVYTKPNCMQCNFTKKYLTEKEIEFQTIDITESEEALAKVKGMGFQAVPVIVAENEEAFYGFQPDRLAKLV; translated from the coding sequence ATGGTAACTGTATACACAAAACCAAATTGCATGCAATGCAATTTCACAAAAAAATATTTAACTGAAAAAGAAATCGAATTTCAAACAATCGATATTACAGAATCAGAAGAAGCATTAGCTAAAGTTAAAGGCATGGGCTTCCAAGCTGTACCTGTAATCGTTGCCGAAAACGAAGAAGCTTTCTACGGTTTCCAACCAGACCGTTTAGCAAAATTAGTTTAA
- a CDS encoding ABC transporter ATP-binding protein, giving the protein MTTLLEINQARKVFNKRTPDAFAALDDLSLTVEKGDFITIVGGNGAGKSTLLNAIAGTFLLDSGAITLNDKDISRLAEEDRAKFVSRVFQNPSMGTAPRMTVEENLSLALKRGQKRGLGLAIKDDNRKQFHEALSQLHLGLENRLDAEIGLLSGGQRQAIALLMATITKPEILLLDEHTAALDAKTSKRILEISSDQVKDHNLTALMITHNLQDALLYGNRMILLHHGKIIKDFSKEEKDQLTAGDLYQIMADLAESDYQEQENSI; this is encoded by the coding sequence ATGACGACCTTATTAGAAATTAACCAAGCGAGAAAAGTATTTAACAAACGAACACCGGATGCCTTCGCAGCCTTAGATGACTTATCATTAACAGTGGAAAAGGGCGATTTCATTACCATTGTCGGGGGTAACGGGGCAGGAAAATCAACCCTATTAAACGCCATTGCTGGCACCTTCCTGTTAGACTCAGGTGCCATCACTTTAAACGATAAAGATATTAGTCGTCTTGCTGAAGAGGACCGGGCTAAATTTGTTTCCCGCGTATTCCAAAACCCGTCAATGGGAACAGCACCACGAATGACGGTTGAAGAAAACTTATCATTAGCTTTGAAACGCGGTCAAAAAAGAGGTCTAGGTTTAGCTATTAAGGATGATAACCGCAAACAATTCCATGAGGCCTTAAGCCAATTACATTTAGGCTTAGAAAATCGATTGGATGCTGAAATCGGCTTATTATCCGGAGGGCAAAGACAAGCGATTGCTTTATTGATGGCAACTATCACTAAACCAGAAATTTTATTATTAGATGAACATACAGCAGCCTTAGACGCAAAGACATCTAAACGCATTTTAGAAATTTCATCTGACCAAGTAAAAGACCATAACCTAACAGCCTTAATGATTACTCATAATCTCCAAGATGCCTTGTTATATGGTAACCGGATGATCCTTTTACACCACGGTAAAATCATTAAAGACTTTAGTAAAGAAGAAAAAGATCAGTTGACAGCAGGTGATTTATACCAAATCATGGCCGACTTGGCTGAATCAGACTATCAAGAACAAGAAAATTCTATTTAA
- a CDS encoding ABC transporter permease, which translates to MDMIISAFSQGTIWAVMGLGIYITFRILNAPDMTTEGSFVLGGAIGAQMLYFNIDPFTSLLISFLAGMAAGAVTGFLVTRLKINPLLAGIITMTGIYSINLKIMGKANMSLSTVTTLKTAIAGLSLPRNVDTIVIGLIIVAAIIFLLTYFFKTEMGQALIATGDNMQMAKSLGIETSEMTMLGYMLANGLIAVSGYIVSTDNGYADIQMGVGTVVIGLASIIIGEVLFRNVKLGVRFITILVGSIIYRLLLTIVLMMNFEANDFRLFSAIIVALCLAIPTIQNKVADYREYRKVAK; encoded by the coding sequence CACTTTTAGAATTTTAAATGCACCGGATATGACAACTGAAGGGTCGTTTGTACTGGGTGGTGCCATTGGTGCCCAAATGCTTTACTTTAATATAGATCCTTTCACATCATTGTTGATTTCATTTTTAGCAGGTATGGCTGCAGGAGCAGTTACAGGTTTTTTAGTAACCCGCTTGAAAATTAATCCGTTATTAGCAGGTATAATTACCATGACAGGGATTTACTCAATCAACTTGAAAATCATGGGTAAGGCCAACATGTCTTTATCAACGGTGACGACTTTAAAAACTGCGATTGCTGGTTTATCCTTGCCACGTAATGTAGATACCATTGTGATTGGTTTGATCATTGTAGCAGCAATTATATTCCTGTTAACTTATTTCTTTAAAACCGAAATGGGGCAAGCTTTGATTGCAACAGGTGATAATATGCAAATGGCTAAATCACTAGGGATTGAAACGTCAGAGATGACTATGCTTGGTTACATGCTAGCCAATGGATTGATCGCTGTGTCAGGTTATATTGTTTCTACTGATAACGGCTATGCGGATATTCAAATGGGTGTTGGTACTGTAGTGATTGGTTTAGCTTCCATTATTATTGGGGAAGTCCTATTCCGTAATGTGAAATTAGGGGTTCGTTTTATTACAATCCTAGTGGGCTCAATTATTTACCGCTTACTATTAACGATTGTCTTAATGATGAACTTTGAAGCGAATGATTTCCGTCTATTCTCAGCAATTATCGTTGCTTTATGTCTGGCTATTCCAACCATTCAAAATAAAGTAGCCGACTACCGTGAATACAGAAAGGTGGCTAAATAA